The proteins below are encoded in one region of Triticum aestivum cultivar Chinese Spring chromosome 1B, IWGSC CS RefSeq v2.1, whole genome shotgun sequence:
- the LOC123077658 gene encoding alpha-mannosidase — MISELTSFQQFGATATLSAGYQSGTEVAALGVNQSRRVEKQDGVYQNLPREGALQQDVAQVLRRLVRELAAKVDGGEAAWEMLCLLIHRSCQKHSLDLWPRDKEQVPLKVIRGALVDEVHQQFSPWIYQVTRLYKDKEHAEVEYTIGPIPVNDGIGKEVITRLTANMVTNHTFYTDSNGRDFLKRVRDYREDWDLQVTQPVAGNYYPVNLGMYVTDGKYELSVLVDRAVGASSIQDGQIEMMFHRRILYDDGRGVGEPLDETVCVDSKCDGLVARGTYYVNVNKLGHGAHWRRTQGQKVYSPFLLGFAHEDESSWKSYSVVKASMMDANYSLPDNVAIITLQYLDDGTTLLRLAHLFQAAEDPQYSVMAKVELKKFFGKRTIKELTETNLSANQKKSAMRKLKWRVVGDTESSPAPITGRPVDSQALVVELGPMEIRTFLLKL, encoded by the exons ATGATCAGCGAGCTCACCTCCTTCCAGCAGTTTGGTGCCACAGCCACGCTAAGCGCTGGCTACCAGTCCGGTACAGAGGTTGCAGCCCTAGGAGTGAATCAATCAAGGCGCGTTGAAAAGCAGGATGGAGTGTACCAAAACCTCCCTCGAGAAGGAGCGCTGCAGCAAGATGTGGCTCAGGTCCTCCGGCGCTTGGTCAGAGAGCTGGCAGCCAAGGTGGATGGGGGAGAAGCCGCCTGGGAGATGCTATGCCTGCTGATCCACCGATCATGCCAGAAACATAGCCTGGATCTGTGGCCTAGGGACAAGGAACAG GTACCGTTAAAAGTCATCCGTGGAGCTCtggttgatgaagtccaccagcaATTCAGCCCGTGGATTTATCAG GTTACAAGACTATATAAGGATAAGGAGCATGCTGAAGTAGAATACACG ATTGGGCCAATCCCGGTCAATGATGGCATAGGAAAGGAGGTCATCACAAGACTGACAGCAAATATGGTCACAAACCACACTTTTTATACAGATTCTAATGGAAGGGATTTTCTCAAGAGG GTGAGAGACTACAGGGAAGATTGGGATCTTCAAGTGACTCAACCGGTTGCAGGAAATTACTATCCC GTCAATCTCGGAATGTATGTAACAGATGGGAAATATGAACTTAGTGTCCTTGTTGATCGTGCTGTTGGAGCTTCAAGCATTCAGGATGGTCAAATAGAAATGATGTTCCACAG GCGTATACTTTATGATGATGGCAGAGGTGTTGGGGAGCCACTCGATGAAACTGTTTGCGTTGACAGCAAATGTGATGGGCTCGTG GCTAGGGGTACTTATTATGTCAATGTCAACAAGCTTGGACATGGAGCTCACTGGCGAAGGACACAAGGACAAAAAGTTTATTCACCCTTTCTTCTTGGTTTCGCTCATGAG GATGAGAGCAGTTGGAAATCCTACAGTGTTGTGAAAGCGAGCATGATGGATGCAAATTACAGTCTTCCTGATAATGTGGCAATCATCACCTTGCAG TATCTCGATGATGGTACCACACTTCTCCGCTTGGCACATTTGTTTCAG GCTGCAGAGGACCCACAGTACTCAGTGATGGCAAAAGTTGAACTGAAAAAATTCTTTGGAAAGAGAACT ATCAAGGAATTGACTGAAACTAACCTGTCCGCCAACCAAAAGAAGTCAGCGATGAGGAAGCTCAAGTGGAGGGTTGTTGGAGACACTGAAAGTAGTCCTGCCCCAATTACCGGTAGACCGGTTGACAGTCAAGCCCTTGTTGTCGAGCTGGGGCCCATGGAGATACGCACATTCTTGCTGAAACTGTGA